Proteins from a genomic interval of Corythoichthys intestinalis isolate RoL2023-P3 chromosome 3, ASM3026506v1, whole genome shotgun sequence:
- the riok2 gene encoding serine/threonine-protein kinase RIO2, which produces MGKLNVVVLRYLSREDFRVLTAVEMGMKNHEIVPVSLISSIASLKHGGCNKILRELVKHKLVVYERCKTVQGYRLNFGGYDYLALKTLSSRDVIASVGNQMGVGKESDIYIVANSEGEQYALKLHRLGRTSFRNLKNKRDYHKHRKNMSWLYLSRLSAMKEFAYMKALYDRGFPVPKPVDYNRHAVVMELINGHPLCQVHELRDPPALYSEFMELIVKLANYGLIHGDFNEFNLMLDDQDHITMIDFPQMVSTSHPNAEWYFDRDVKCIRDFFAKRYGYESELFPTFKDIRRSHSLDVEVSASGFTKELEEDAAVFHPAGPEEDDDEEDSDKEETVEDIETEEQSVDVADYNNAILELEGLKVSKTNGAKEEVAEKRKEDETHSDAKIIDETVNDLEEELEDAFPELSDLSALNKEFKPFRDPDSLLQMAEHRRTRADSEATVGSTGSCSTIPPELVRQKVRRQLTKQQKSAQRRRLQKGEASLVTKSRRENQNNIKSSLESATFWG; this is translated from the exons ATGGGGAAGCTGAATGTGGTGGTATTGCGATACCTATCTCGAGAAGACTTCCGGGTGCTTACGGCG GTTGAGATGGGAATGAAGAACCATGAAATTGTTCCAGTGAGTCTCATCTCTTCTATTGCCAGCCTTAAACACGGTGGCTGCAACAAGATCCTCCGAGAACTGGTCAAGCACAAACTTGTTGTCTACGAACGCTGCAAAA CCGTGCAGGGCTACAGGTTGAACTTTGGAGGATATGACTACCTAGCTCTTAAGACCTTGTCTTCCAGAGATGTTATAGCCTCAGTTGGAAACCAAATGGGTGTCGGAAAAGAGTCAG ATATTTATATTGTGGCAAATTCAGAGGGGGAACAGTACGCTCTGAAGTTGCACAGATTGGGTCGCACTTCTTTCCGTAACCTGAAAAATAAGAGAGATTACCACAAACACAGAAAGAACATGTCTTGGCTCTACCTTTCTCGCCTCTCTGCAATGAAGGAGTTTGCCTACATGAAG GCACTCTATGACCGAGGCTTCCCAGTTCCCAAGCCGGTGGACTACAACAGACACGCAGTAGTAATGGAGCTCATAAATGGACATCCACT ATGTCAGGTGCACGAGTTGCGAGATCCACCCGCCCTGTACAGCGAGTTCATGGAGCTCATCGTCAAACTGGCCAATTACGGCCTGATTCATGGAGACTTTAACGAGTTCAACTTGATGCTTGATGACCAGGACCACATAACAATGATTGACTTCCCTCAGATGGTATCCACTTCGCATCCTAACGCTGAATG GTATTTTGATCGAGATGTAAAATGCATAAGAGATTTCTTTGCAAAGCGATATGGTTACGAGAGTGAGCTCTTCCCAACCTTCAAAGATATCAG ACGCTCACATTCTCTTGATGTTGAGGTGTCAGCAAGTGGTTTCACCAAAGAGCTGGAGGAGGATGCAGCAGTGTTCCATCCAGCTGGACCTGAAGAAGATGACGACGAAGAGGACAGTGACAAAGAGGAAACCGTCGAAGACATCGAAACAGAAGAGCAAAGTGTGGATGTGGCAGACTACAATAATGCAATTCTGGAACTGGAGGGCCTGAAGGTCAGCAAGACAAATGGTGCTAAAGAGGAGGTGGCTGAAAAGAGAAAAGAGGATGAGACACATTCTGATGCGAAAATCATTGACGAGACAGTGAATGACCTggaggaagagttggaggatgCGTTCCCTGAACTCTCAGACCTTTCTGCATTGAACAAAGAGTTCAAACCTTTCAG AGACCCAGACAGCCTTCTCCAGATGGCAGAGCACAGGAGGACGAGGGCAGACAGTGAGGCAACAGTGGGCAGCACAGGAAGCTGCTCAACCATCCCACCA GAGTTGGTCCGTCAAAAGGTGCGGAGACAGCTCACCAAACAACAGAAGTCGGCACAGAGGAGACGTCTGCAGAAGGGAGAAGCCAGCTTGGTGACCAAATCCAGACGGGAAAATCAAAACAACATTAAGTCTAGTTTGGAGAGTGCCACCTTCTGGGGATGA